In Pseudomonas sp. GCEP-101, one DNA window encodes the following:
- a CDS encoding CopD family protein, with protein MTPFAFVYALHVLAALVWVGGMFFAWMVLRPAAVAALEAPPRLKLWLEVFPRFFRWVWAAVILLPVTGVGMLHLSFNGMAGAPRYVQVMMGLYVAMLALFLRIQALQLPELRRAVGAEDWPAGGAALGKIRKTVGLNLLIGMALVAFVAARPHW; from the coding sequence ATGACACCCTTTGCCTTCGTCTATGCCCTGCACGTCCTGGCCGCCCTGGTCTGGGTCGGCGGCATGTTCTTCGCCTGGATGGTGCTGCGCCCGGCCGCCGTCGCCGCGCTGGAAGCTCCGCCGCGGCTGAAGCTGTGGCTGGAAGTGTTCCCGCGCTTCTTCCGCTGGGTGTGGGCGGCGGTGATCCTGCTGCCGGTCACCGGCGTGGGCATGCTGCACCTGAGCTTCAACGGCATGGCCGGCGCACCGCGCTACGTGCAGGTGATGATGGGGCTGTACGTGGCGATGCTCGCGCTGTTCCTGCGTATCCAGGCGCTGCAACTGCCGGAGCTGCGCCGCGCAGTGGGCGCCGAGGACTGGCCGGCCGGCGGCGCCGCGCTGGGCAAGATCCGCAAGACCGTGGGTCTGAACCTGCTGATCGGCATGGCGCTGGTGGCGTTCGTCGCCGCGCGCCCGCACTGGTAA
- a CDS encoding DUF1145 domain-containing protein, with product MKALLGLGKVIALLFWLAVLANLIQPFAHPFALLLNAAGALILLIHIVEVVALRKRLQGRPHPGMDRLQILLFGVFHFATLPPSAPAPVEGDTHA from the coding sequence ATGAAAGCGTTGTTGGGGCTGGGCAAGGTGATTGCCCTGTTGTTCTGGCTGGCGGTGCTGGCCAATCTGATCCAACCCTTCGCACATCCCTTCGCCCTGCTGCTCAACGCGGCGGGTGCGCTGATCCTGCTGATTCACATCGTCGAGGTCGTGGCGCTGCGCAAGCGTCTGCAGGGTCGCCCGCATCCGGGCATGGACCGCCTGCAGATCCTGCTGTTCGGCGTCTTCCACTTCGCTACCCTGCCGCCCTCGGCCCCTGCCCCCGTAGAAGGAGATACCCATGCGTAA
- a CDS encoding class I SAM-dependent methyltransferase: MISTRTPQQALAALLARYAPQRLLLVGASQLPAVDAFLAAHPDCELFHADAGALPAELAGQRYDLALLADCLEHLPRREAQQLVGGIRNLNSSRVAVLVDLDAAQAQDADFYALAMQASERFQRDTQVITLFTYDLHEYKQVPDWLNAKFWANPQNFGKYWW; this comes from the coding sequence ATGATTTCGACACGCACGCCACAACAAGCCCTGGCCGCCCTGCTCGCTCGCTACGCACCGCAGCGCCTGCTGCTGGTGGGCGCCAGCCAGCTCCCGGCGGTGGACGCCTTCCTCGCGGCGCATCCGGATTGTGAGCTGTTTCACGCCGACGCCGGCGCCCTGCCGGCGGAACTGGCCGGCCAGCGCTACGACCTCGCGCTGCTGGCCGACTGCCTGGAGCACCTGCCGCGCCGCGAGGCGCAGCAACTGGTGGGCGGCATCCGCAACCTCAACAGCAGCCGCGTGGCGGTGCTGGTCGACCTCGACGCCGCCCAGGCGCAGGATGCGGACTTCTACGCCCTGGCCATGCAGGCCAGCGAGCGCTTCCAGCGCGACACGCAGGTGATCACGCTGTTCACCTACGATCTGCACGAATACAAACAGGTCCCGGACTGGCTCAATGCGAAGTTCTGGGCCAACCCGCAAAACTTCGGCAAGTACTGGTGGTGA
- a CDS encoding LEA type 2 family protein, protein MNYQAQMIRIFSLFWLFSLVSGCGWMSGNFEQPDVKLQKVDVVKARLLEQEFVLHFRIDNPNDFSLPVRGLAYKVKLNDIDLAEGESNNWFTVPANGYETFEVPVTTNLWRHMKYIVKLLENPDKPIRYRLDGEVKTGLLFGQSVHIARNGEIIPGDFIPE, encoded by the coding sequence ATGAATTATCAGGCGCAAATGATAAGAATTTTCAGCCTGTTCTGGCTGTTCAGCCTCGTCTCCGGCTGCGGCTGGATGTCAGGCAATTTCGAGCAACCCGACGTGAAGCTGCAGAAAGTCGACGTCGTGAAAGCTCGCTTGCTGGAGCAGGAATTCGTCCTGCATTTCCGCATCGACAACCCGAACGACTTCAGCCTTCCGGTTCGCGGCCTGGCCTACAAGGTCAAGCTGAACGATATCGACCTGGCCGAGGGCGAGTCGAATAACTGGTTCACGGTGCCGGCCAATGGTTACGAGACCTTCGAAGTCCCGGTGACCACCAACCTGTGGCGGCACATGAAGTACATCGTCAAGCTGCTGGAAAATCCCGACAAGCCGATCCGCTATCGCCTCGACGGCGAAGTGAAGACCGGCCTGCTGTTCGGACAGAGCGTGCACATCGCCCGCAATGGCGAGATAATTCCCGGCGATTTCATCCCCGAGTGA
- a CDS encoding SEC-C metal-binding domain-containing protein: MSQEPHVHGPNCNHDHDHDHHHDHGHVHGPHCNHSHEPVRNPLKDVGRNDPCPCGSGSKYKKCHGA, from the coding sequence ATGAGCCAGGAACCCCACGTACACGGTCCGAACTGCAACCACGACCACGATCATGACCACCACCATGACCACGGTCACGTGCACGGCCCGCACTGCAACCACAGCCACGAGCCGGTGCGCAACCCGCTCAAGGACGTGGGCCGCAACGATCCTTGCCCCTGCGGCAGCGGCAGCAAGTACAAGAAGTGCCACGGCGCCTGA
- a CDS encoding ATP-binding protein produces the protein MSESLIVLTGGPGAGKSTLLDHLRQHHGLNVVPEGGRAIIREQVARGGDALPWANREAFCQAMFEHALATRETALDAGGVWLFDRGLPDVLGYARLCGLAPPERLECAAREQRYRATVFLAPAWEAIYRNDAERRQDFAEAQRTAAVMAEVYEELGYRVLELPLGSLEERATFILARIPV, from the coding sequence ATGTCCGAATCCCTTATCGTCCTCACTGGCGGCCCAGGCGCCGGCAAGAGCACCTTGCTCGACCACCTGCGCCAGCATCACGGCCTCAACGTCGTCCCGGAAGGCGGCCGCGCCATCATCCGCGAGCAAGTCGCTCGTGGCGGCGACGCCCTGCCGTGGGCCAACCGGGAGGCTTTCTGCCAGGCGATGTTCGAGCACGCGCTGGCGACGCGCGAGACGGCGCTCGACGCCGGTGGCGTGTGGCTGTTCGATCGGGGCTTGCCGGATGTGCTGGGCTACGCGCGGCTCTGCGGACTGGCGCCCCCGGAACGCCTGGAATGCGCGGCGCGGGAGCAGCGCTATAGGGCTACCGTCTTTCTCGCCCCCGCCTGGGAAGCCATCTACCGCAACGACGCCGAACGCCGGCAGGACTTCGCCGAGGCGCAGCGCACCGCGGCGGTGATGGCCGAGGTGTACGAAGAGCTGGGCTACCGCGTGCTGGAGCTACCTCTGGGCAGCCTGGAGGAGCGGGCGACGTTCATCCTGGCGCGGATCCCCGTGTAG
- a CDS encoding OmpA family protein, with translation MSITRTALPLLLVSTLLTGCAGLQKSDWPTCAVVGGVGGAGLGSIESSAWAGWGALIGGVLGASYCWVHGAAEQVAEVPPPAPAPEPAPAPLPKEETIVVRDLHFAFDSSKIDAQDKDKLDTIATRLKGEAATTELNIGGHTDSIGTDAYNQKLSERRANAVSNYLVDAGVPASSIKSVVGYGESQPVADNKTKEGRAENRRVEIKITRQ, from the coding sequence ATGAGCATCACAAGGACCGCTTTACCCCTGCTGCTGGTAAGCACGTTGCTCACCGGTTGCGCAGGGTTGCAGAAGTCCGACTGGCCGACCTGTGCCGTGGTGGGCGGTGTCGGTGGCGCAGGTTTGGGTTCCATCGAAAGCAGCGCCTGGGCGGGTTGGGGAGCCCTGATTGGCGGTGTACTGGGGGCGTCCTACTGCTGGGTGCATGGTGCCGCCGAACAAGTGGCCGAGGTTCCGCCGCCTGCGCCGGCTCCTGAGCCTGCTCCGGCCCCGCTGCCCAAGGAAGAGACCATCGTGGTGCGTGACCTGCACTTCGCCTTCGACTCGTCGAAGATCGATGCGCAGGACAAGGACAAGCTCGACACCATCGCTACCCGCCTCAAAGGCGAAGCCGCGACTACCGAGCTGAACATTGGCGGCCATACCGACAGCATCGGTACCGACGCCTACAACCAGAAACTGTCCGAGCGCCGTGCGAACGCCGTGTCCAACTACCTGGTCGATGCCGGCGTGCCTGCCAGCAGCATCAAGTCGGTCGTCGGTTATGGCGAAAGCCAGCCGGTGGCGGACAACAAGACCAAGGAAGGCCGCGCCGAGAACCGTCGCGTGGAAATCAAGATCACCCGCCAGTAA
- a CDS encoding collagen-like protein produces the protein MRKSLLGLALCAPLACFAAGSVSVEANTVLRLPVKGDSLSLDRISVGPEGALLIPSRVKELKIGELDLAKNARIGVFPGNEALQIDVQHGHLADGSVIAAQGSSGSFEKPASGGRNLVLRLQDVQVENLLIDVRGGVGAPGYDGLDGGSAQTSGCLWGSGKSAGDGQNGGNGQTGAAGGVVRLEVPERFDVATVKVRLEGGAGGAGGKSGKAGPRSSEKGCWFYSVAGEKPGAEGQGGAEGAKGSDGRLEVKRF, from the coding sequence ATGCGTAAGTCGCTGCTGGGCCTGGCGCTGTGCGCCCCGCTGGCCTGCTTTGCCGCCGGCAGCGTGTCGGTGGAAGCCAACACCGTGTTGCGTCTGCCGGTGAAGGGCGACAGCCTGAGCCTGGACCGCATCAGCGTCGGCCCGGAAGGCGCGCTGCTGATTCCGTCGCGGGTCAAGGAACTGAAGATCGGCGAGCTGGACCTGGCGAAGAACGCGCGCATCGGCGTGTTCCCCGGCAACGAGGCGCTGCAGATCGACGTGCAGCACGGCCATCTGGCCGACGGCAGCGTGATCGCCGCGCAAGGCAGCTCCGGCAGCTTCGAAAAGCCCGCCAGCGGTGGCCGCAACCTGGTGCTGCGGCTGCAGGACGTGCAGGTGGAAAACCTGCTGATCGACGTGCGCGGCGGTGTCGGCGCTCCGGGTTATGACGGCCTGGACGGCGGCAGTGCGCAGACCTCCGGTTGCCTGTGGGGCAGCGGAAAATCCGCCGGTGACGGCCAGAACGGCGGCAACGGCCAGACCGGCGCAGCCGGCGGCGTGGTGCGCCTGGAAGTGCCCGAGCGGTTCGATGTGGCCACGGTCAAGGTGCGCCTGGAAGGCGGAGCCGGCGGTGCCGGCGGCAAGTCCGGCAAGGCCGGACCGCGCAGCAGCGAGAAGGGCTGCTGGTTCTATTCGGTGGCGGGCGAGAAGCCCGGCGCGGAAGGTCAGGGCGGTGCGGAAGGTGCCAAGGGCAGCGATGGCCGCCTGGAAGTGAAGCGCTTCTGA
- the apbC gene encoding iron-sulfur cluster carrier protein ApbC: MGAANRATVENLLRQINDPHTGQNLLDAGYLRELDIQGGRVALTLELGYAAGLFKNGLAQTVQMALEALDGVDSAQVKVEIHIAAHKAQAQVPGMSNVKNIIAVASGKGGVGKSTTAANLALALAREGAKVGILDADIYGPSQGIMFGIPEGTRPQIREQKWFVPLQAHGVEVMSMAFLTDDNTPVVWRGPMVSGALLQLITQTAWNDLDYLVIDMPPGTGDIQLTLAQKVPVAGSVIVTTPQDLALLDAKKGVEMFRKVNIPVLGVVENMAVHICSNCGHAEHLFGEGGGEKLAAQYGVELLASLPLSMAIRMQADGGKPTVIADPESQLAMIYQEMARCVGARIALSEKAAPDLPNISISDD; encoded by the coding sequence ATGGGCGCCGCCAACCGAGCCACGGTGGAAAACCTTCTCCGCCAGATCAATGACCCCCACACCGGCCAGAACCTGCTGGACGCCGGCTACCTGCGCGAGCTGGACATCCAGGGCGGGCGCGTCGCGCTGACCCTGGAGCTGGGCTACGCCGCCGGCCTGTTCAAGAACGGCCTGGCGCAGACCGTGCAGATGGCGCTGGAAGCGCTGGACGGCGTCGACTCCGCCCAGGTCAAGGTGGAGATCCACATAGCGGCGCACAAGGCCCAGGCCCAGGTGCCGGGCATGAGCAACGTCAAGAACATCATCGCCGTGGCCTCCGGCAAGGGCGGCGTGGGCAAGTCCACCACCGCCGCCAACCTCGCGCTGGCGCTGGCCCGTGAAGGCGCCAAGGTGGGCATCCTCGACGCCGACATCTATGGGCCGAGCCAGGGCATCATGTTCGGCATCCCCGAGGGCACCCGCCCGCAGATCCGCGAGCAGAAGTGGTTCGTCCCGCTGCAGGCTCACGGCGTGGAAGTCATGTCCATGGCCTTCCTCACCGACGACAACACCCCGGTGGTTTGGCGCGGCCCGATGGTATCCGGCGCGCTGCTGCAACTGATCACCCAGACCGCCTGGAACGACCTGGACTACCTGGTCATCGACATGCCGCCGGGCACCGGCGACATCCAGCTGACCCTGGCGCAGAAAGTCCCTGTGGCCGGCTCGGTGATCGTCACCACCCCGCAGGACCTGGCCCTGCTGGACGCCAAGAAGGGCGTGGAGATGTTCCGCAAGGTCAACATCCCCGTGCTGGGCGTGGTGGAGAACATGGCCGTGCACATCTGCTCCAACTGTGGCCATGCCGAGCACCTGTTCGGCGAAGGCGGCGGCGAGAAGCTGGCCGCGCAGTACGGCGTCGAGCTGCTGGCGTCGCTGCCGCTGTCCATGGCCATCCGCATGCAGGCCGACGGCGGCAAGCCCACCGTGATCGCCGACCCGGAAAGCCAGCTGGCGATGATCTACCAGGAAATGGCGCGCTGCGTCGGCGCCCGCATCGCCCTGAGCGAGAAGGCTGCGCCGGACCTGCCGAACATCTCCATCAGCGACGACTGA
- a CDS encoding penicillin acylase family protein, with product MAPRAFRRLPSFGLAATLSAAVSLTGCQGWLNDRYAGSLPPTYGVQPIKGLADNVSIRRNSLGMPLIETSTFHDALFTLGYVHATDRISQMVGLRLMAQGRLSEMVGPGALETDRFMRTVNLKKAADSLYAGASPRLKRFFETYARGVNAYLYRYRDKLPMDLAESGYRPEYWKPEDSALVFSLLNFGLAVNLQEEIASLVLAQKVGADKLPWLTPIYPDEALPFEEAEKLKGLRLDGRIAGLDALDRAAGQVASLQMMGVAASNNWAIAPQRTRSGKSILANDTHLPLSMPSVWNYVQIRSPKYNAAGVSIAGVPGVVAGFNGKLAWGMTMVMGDNQDLFLEQVKRQGNKLYYLADGQWKPAIERNETFFIKGRSPVREVIYETRHGPLLNSALGERKHDLQPLPLSSGYGIAYQSIQGETDRTLDAFFDLSRAKNVEQAFDATRDVRAMALNIVFADEKHIGWQVTGRFPNRKEGRGLLPSPGWDGRYDWDGYADPILHPSDQDPAQGWLGTANHRSVQPGYGAQLSSSWYYPERYERIAQLAGASKSHDYRSMIAMQYDQTTPFAGKLQAMLDAPGMAQPLKKAIDALPADQRARAREALDRIMAFDGKLSATSGDAALYEAFLQESTKQIFLDELGPEDSPSWKAFVETANLSYSAQADHLLGRDDSPFWDDTRTPQKEDKPAILARSLAAATAFCEQKLGSDRRAWQWGKLHTYEWLSDSTKMAPNLSAGDRASLGAIKGYLDRGPYPAGGDHSTLNVSAYHWGQDFNTWLIPAMRIVVDFGQSEPMIGLNSSGQSGNPASPHYADGIDAWLKGNYMSFPFQSQNLEKVYGVKRLTLVPEK from the coding sequence ATGGCCCCGCGAGCCTTCCGCCGGCTTCCCAGCTTCGGCCTTGCCGCCACCCTCAGCGCCGCTGTCAGCCTCACCGGTTGCCAGGGCTGGCTCAATGACCGCTACGCAGGCAGCCTGCCGCCAACCTACGGCGTGCAGCCGATCAAGGGCCTGGCGGACAACGTGTCGATCCGCCGCAACAGCCTGGGGATGCCGCTGATCGAGACCAGCACCTTCCACGATGCGCTCTTCACCCTGGGCTATGTGCACGCCACCGACCGCATCAGCCAGATGGTCGGCCTGCGCCTCATGGCCCAAGGGCGCCTGTCCGAGATGGTCGGCCCCGGCGCGCTGGAAACCGACCGGTTCATGCGCACGGTGAACCTGAAGAAGGCCGCCGATTCACTCTATGCCGGCGCCTCGCCGCGTCTGAAGCGCTTCTTCGAGACCTACGCGCGCGGCGTCAACGCCTACCTGTACCGCTACCGCGACAAGCTGCCGATGGACCTGGCCGAGTCCGGCTACCGTCCCGAGTACTGGAAACCGGAAGACTCCGCGCTGGTCTTCAGCCTGCTGAACTTCGGCCTGGCGGTGAACCTGCAGGAAGAGATCGCCTCCCTGGTGCTCGCGCAAAAAGTGGGCGCCGACAAGCTGCCCTGGCTGACGCCGATCTACCCGGACGAAGCGCTGCCCTTCGAGGAAGCCGAGAAGCTCAAGGGCCTGCGCCTGGACGGCAGGATCGCCGGCCTCGACGCCCTGGACCGCGCCGCCGGCCAGGTCGCCTCGCTGCAAATGATGGGCGTCGCCGCATCCAACAACTGGGCCATCGCCCCGCAGCGCACGCGCAGCGGCAAGAGCATCCTGGCCAATGACACCCACCTGCCGCTGTCCATGCCCTCGGTGTGGAACTACGTGCAGATCCGCTCGCCCAAATACAACGCCGCGGGCGTCTCCATCGCCGGGGTGCCGGGCGTGGTCGCCGGCTTCAACGGCAAGCTGGCCTGGGGCATGACCATGGTCATGGGCGACAACCAGGACCTCTTCCTCGAACAGGTGAAGCGCCAGGGCAACAAGCTCTACTACCTCGCCGACGGCCAGTGGAAACCGGCCATCGAGCGCAACGAGACCTTCTTCATCAAGGGCCGGAGCCCGGTCCGCGAGGTGATCTACGAAACCCGCCACGGCCCGCTGCTCAACAGCGCGCTGGGCGAGCGCAAGCACGACCTGCAGCCGCTGCCGCTGTCCAGCGGCTACGGCATCGCCTACCAGAGCATCCAGGGCGAGACCGACCGCACCCTCGACGCCTTCTTCGACCTGTCCCGGGCGAAGAACGTCGAGCAGGCCTTCGACGCCACTCGCGACGTGCGCGCGATGGCGCTGAACATCGTGTTCGCCGACGAGAAGCACATCGGCTGGCAGGTCACCGGACGCTTCCCCAACCGCAAGGAAGGCCGCGGCCTACTGCCCTCCCCCGGCTGGGACGGACGCTACGACTGGGACGGCTACGCCGACCCGATCCTCCACCCCTCCGACCAAGACCCGGCGCAGGGCTGGCTGGGCACTGCCAACCACCGCAGCGTGCAGCCGGGCTACGGCGCGCAGCTGTCCAGTTCCTGGTACTACCCCGAGCGCTACGAGCGCATCGCCCAGCTCGCCGGCGCCAGCAAGAGCCACGACTACCGCAGCATGATCGCCATGCAGTACGACCAGACCACGCCGTTCGCCGGCAAGCTGCAGGCGATGCTGGACGCACCGGGCATGGCGCAGCCGCTGAAGAAGGCCATCGACGCCCTGCCCGCCGACCAGCGCGCACGCGCCCGTGAGGCGCTGGACCGGATCATGGCGTTCGACGGCAAGCTCTCGGCCACCTCCGGCGACGCCGCGCTTTACGAAGCCTTCCTGCAGGAAAGCACCAAGCAGATCTTCCTGGACGAACTGGGCCCGGAAGACAGCCCGTCCTGGAAAGCCTTCGTCGAGACCGCCAACCTGTCCTACTCGGCCCAGGCCGACCACCTGCTGGGCCGCGACGACAGCCCGTTCTGGGATGACACCCGCACCCCGCAGAAGGAAGACAAGCCGGCGATCCTCGCCCGCAGCCTGGCCGCCGCCACCGCCTTCTGCGAGCAGAAGCTGGGCAGCGACCGCCGCGCCTGGCAGTGGGGCAAGCTGCACACCTACGAGTGGCTCAGCGACAGCACCAAGATGGCGCCGAACCTCAGCGCCGGCGACCGCGCCAGCCTGGGCGCGATCAAGGGCTACCTGGACCGCGGCCCCTACCCGGCCGGCGGCGACCACAGCACGTTGAACGTCTCGGCCTACCACTGGGGCCAGGACTTCAATACCTGGCTGATCCCGGCCATGCGGATCGTCGTCGACTTCGGGCAGAGCGAACCGATGATCGGCCTCAACAGCAGCGGCCAGTCCGGCAACCCGGCCAGCCCGCACTACGCCGACGGCATCGACGCCTGGCTGAAGGGCAACTACATGAGTTTCCCCTTCCAGTCGCAGAACCTGGAGAAGGTCTACGGCGTGAAACGCCTGACGCTGGTGCCGGAAAAGTGA
- a CDS encoding YchJ family protein encodes MIEPTCPCGSGRPLPDCCGRFHAGIAAPTAEALMRSRYSAYALGLVDYLKDTTLPAQQQGLDLDAIRTWSLGSTWLGLEVESHEVLGGQPEHARVTFVARWHDAGGEHSHRECSGFVQRDGRWYFLDPTVPMKLGRNDPCPCGAGGKLKKCCGPWIE; translated from the coding sequence ATGATCGAACCGACCTGCCCGTGCGGCAGCGGCCGGCCGTTGCCCGACTGCTGCGGGCGCTTCCACGCCGGCATCGCCGCACCCACCGCCGAGGCACTGATGCGCTCGCGCTACAGCGCCTACGCGCTGGGCCTGGTGGATTACCTGAAGGACACTACCCTGCCCGCCCAGCAGCAGGGCCTGGACCTGGACGCGATCCGCACCTGGAGCCTGGGTAGCACCTGGCTGGGCCTGGAGGTGGAAAGCCACGAAGTGCTCGGCGGCCAGCCCGAACATGCGCGGGTGACCTTCGTCGCGCGCTGGCATGACGCCGGCGGCGAGCACAGCCATCGCGAATGCTCCGGCTTCGTCCAGCGCGACGGCCGCTGGTATTTCCTCGACCCCACCGTGCCGATGAAGCTGGGGCGCAACGACCCGTGCCCCTGCGGCGCCGGTGGCAAGCTGAAGAAGTGCTGCGGTCCCTGGATTGAGTAG
- a CDS encoding trimeric intracellular cation channel family protein: MLLTVLYIIAITAEAMTGALSAGRRSMDLFGVVLVACVTALGGGSVRDMLLGHYPLTWVRHPEYLALTAGAALVTVFIAPLMRHLRSMFLALDAVGLVAFTLIGCQVSLEMGHSLLIAAVSGVITGVFGGILRDIFCNDVPLIFRRELYASVSFASAWCYLICLQIDLPKEQAMLITLFAGFLFRMLAIRFRWEMPKFVYQDDPHQGD; this comes from the coding sequence ATGCTGCTGACCGTTCTCTACATCATCGCCATCACCGCCGAAGCCATGACCGGCGCGCTGTCCGCCGGCCGGCGCAGCATGGACCTGTTCGGCGTGGTGCTGGTGGCCTGCGTCACCGCCCTGGGCGGCGGTTCGGTGCGCGACATGCTCCTGGGCCACTACCCGCTGACCTGGGTGCGCCACCCGGAGTACCTGGCGCTCACCGCCGGCGCCGCGCTGGTCACGGTATTCATCGCCCCGCTGATGCGTCACCTGCGCTCGATGTTCCTCGCGCTGGACGCCGTGGGCCTGGTGGCTTTCACCCTGATCGGCTGCCAGGTCAGCCTGGAGATGGGCCACAGCCTGCTGATCGCCGCGGTCAGCGGCGTGATCACCGGGGTCTTCGGCGGCATCCTGCGGGACATCTTCTGCAACGACGTGCCGCTGATCTTCCGCCGCGAGCTGTACGCCAGCGTGTCCTTCGCCAGCGCCTGGTGCTACCTGATCTGCCTGCAGATCGACCTGCCCAAGGAGCAGGCGATGCTGATCACCCTGTTCGCCGGCTTCCTGTTCCGCATGCTGGCGATCCGCTTCCGCTGGGAAATGCCCAAGTTCGTCTACCAGGACGACCCGCACCAGGGCGACTGA
- the dcd gene encoding dCTP deaminase codes for MSIKSDKWIRRMAQEHGMIEPFVERQIRGADDSRVISYGVSSYGYDVRCAAEFKVFTNIHSAVVDPKNFDEKSFVDINSDVCIIPPNSFALARTVEYFRIPRDVLTICLGKSTYARCGIIVNVTPLEPEWEGHVTLEFSNTTNLPAKIYANEGVAQMLFLQSDEACEVSYRDRGGKYQGQTGVTLPKA; via the coding sequence ATGAGCATCAAATCGGACAAGTGGATTCGCCGCATGGCTCAGGAACACGGCATGATCGAGCCGTTCGTCGAGCGCCAGATTCGTGGTGCCGATGACAGCCGGGTGATTTCCTACGGCGTTTCCAGCTACGGCTACGACGTGCGCTGCGCCGCCGAATTCAAGGTGTTCACCAATATCCACTCCGCCGTGGTGGACCCGAAGAACTTCGACGAGAAGAGCTTCGTGGACATCAACAGCGACGTCTGCATCATCCCGCCGAACTCCTTCGCCCTGGCCCGCACCGTCGAATACTTCCGCATCCCGCGCGACGTACTGACCATCTGCCTGGGCAAGAGCACCTACGCGCGCTGCGGCATCATCGTCAACGTGACCCCGCTGGAACCGGAATGGGAAGGCCACGTGACGCTGGAATTCTCCAACACCACCAACCTGCCGGCGAAAATCTACGCCAACGAAGGCGTGGCGCAGATGCTGTTCCTGCAGTCGGACGAAGCCTGCGAAGTGTCGTACCGCGATCGCGGCGGCAAGTACCAGGGCCAGACCGGCGTCACCCTGCCCAAGGCCTGA